From Onychostoma macrolepis isolate SWU-2019 chromosome 19, ASM1243209v1, whole genome shotgun sequence, a single genomic window includes:
- the bet1 gene encoding BET1 homolog: MRRAGLGEGGPPGNYVASGYSVYEEENEHLQEGLKAKVHALKHLSIDIGNEVKYQNKMLGEMDSDFDSTGGLLGATIGRLKLLSRGSQTKVYCYMLLFALFVFIVLYWVIRLR; the protein is encoded by the exons ATGAGGCGCGCAGGTTTGG GTGAGGGGGGCCCTCCTGGCAATTACGTTGCAAGTGGATACAGTGTGTATGAGGAGGAGAACGAACATCTACAGGAGGGACTGAAAGCTAAAGTACATGCACTTAAACAT CTTTCAATTGACATTGGAAATGAAGTCAAGTACCAGAATAAAATGTTAGGAGAAATG GACTCGGACTTTGACTCAACTGGAGGTCTGTTGGGAGCCACCATTGGTAGATTGAAGCTCCTCTCCAGGGGAAGCCAAACCAAGGTGTACTGCTACATGCTGCTGTTTGCCCTGTTTGTGTTTATTGTCCTGTACTGGGTGATCAGACTGAGGTGA